A window of Nicotiana sylvestris chromosome 8, ASM39365v2, whole genome shotgun sequence genomic DNA:
GGGGTTCTAAAGAGCAGCGCTCTGAAACAGAGAAGAGATCCATCAGTTCTAGAGTAGAGTCTGTCACTGATCGTGGAAGGTCTACCTCAAGGAATGCTGATGTAGAACTTACTCCAAAAAAGAGCAGGTGGAGGACTTCACCCGGTGCTGGCCCTCATTCTACTAGGGATAATTACAGGCAAGTAGTTATCAGTTTTCTTTCTTCCTGCTGTTTCATATATGTCAACAATATAGATGTGATTCATCAGCTAGAACTGAAATCATCTGTTTGATTACTTGAAGGATCTTGATTTCTTGAATAATCATGCTATCCTCTTATTTTTTCCCCCGTGGTGTAACTTTATAGGGCTTGAACCTAGCGTTAGCTACTACAATTTGTATTGTCCCACAGGGTTGGCTAAGCAGTTGAAGTCTAGGATTGCGCCAAGAACCCTCAATATGAGCCTATTTTATACATCACCTGCTCTTGTGTGTTGTAGCAGGTGTCGAGGTGTGTTAGCTTTCCCGGAGACCACctttgttgaaataaaaaaagCTACTACAATTTGAATGGTATCATGTTCTTTCCTGGGCAGGAGAggtttattattaagaaaacttGTAGCTGGTTGATGGAATGATGAGGATGTTTGATTGACCCTCTTTAGACTGCACCAGTTTCAAATATGAGAAGTAGGAATTTATTTTTCTGAAAATATGCTGAAACTGAATACAGCGTGATGCTAAAATCCATTTTGGCTTGTTATAATTTAATGTTCCGCTGCATGCTTATTCCATGAGTAGAGATAAATCTATGTCTCTATGCATGATCTGCTCAGTTTTGGGAAAGCTAGCTAAGTTTTCTGGTTATGATAAGTGCTATTTCCGCAAGGTTAATTAGATTCGTTTATGAAAGAGTGACCTTCTGGGTTCTTTCAAGAGTGGCTTTTGTGATTTGTAGAATAACTCACATTTATGTATGTATGCTGGCTTTCCTATCACTTAGAGTTGCTTCCTCTGGTTGTGATTGATGGGCCTGTGATGTAGTTCAGAGATAGGCCTGTTGTTGACTGAAAAATGGATGCCTGTAGTGAATTATTCAATTTTCTGTCCAACCATTTCCTTCTGTGCATTTCAGAAGCTTTTTTCCTTGTACTGTTTGAAGGTATATTCATGTGAAATAGGGGAAGGAAGATGGGGCCACTACTTGTGTTTGCTATATGGTTTTAGTAGTGGTAGTCTTTGTACTGACTTTTGGCTTCTAAGCGTTGTATATTTGGGTAATCTATTAGTTGGTCAGAATGGTATAAAGGGCTAAGAACTCTGTTTGGTTTCTGTTCTTTTGGTTTGTAATAAATTTTCTTGGAATTGTTCCTTACCCAAAAAAAATAATCTTGGAATTGTTGATCTTCTGTGTAGGTTCTTAATCAGAGGTGACATTTACTCATGCCTTTCTCATGAACATAATTACTCTCTGTTTTATTGCAACATTTGGATGCTAAGTCATTTAAGCTATACTTCACAAACAGTTATAGAGGTGCTTGTTTCGTTGGCAATCTTGTGCATTACACCAGAGGATTTTAGAATTTTGCTTGATAAAACCTTCTTGATCTCAATCCAGAGATCTAGTTTTGTCTTATTTGGCCCTTGTGTTCTGCTTTATTGATGATGCTAATGATGATTAGTATTCTGTTACCAACAGTCTGTCTGTCTGCTTTATGTTAACAAAAGCTGAGAATGATATGTACTGCCCTTCTTTGCCTACCAGGCTGTCAAAGCAAGAAGAGTCTAAGTACAGGGATTATCCTTATGAAGACAGGATTCGACATGGTGGAACCTCTCGAGATTATGCTGGTTCTGGGGGATCAATGGAGAGGATTTCATCTCGATCAACGGAGAGGCTGATTCAGAAGGAGGATATCTTTCATGGAGAGTTCTCAGCTGAACGGCGGCTTAAAGCAGATGTTCGCAGTTCTCCCCTGCAGTTGGTGGATAGATCTCCTTCTTCAGCGAGCAATGAGCGAAGACACTTGAGTAGATCTGAGGTTCGCCGGAGTCTTGATGTTGAGGAATCAACACAGAGAAGTGGTGGCTCCAGGGAAGTAAAGGAAGGCAGAGGAAACCGTGACTTTGCTGGCGATGCATTTGCAGGTGAGGAACTATCACAAATGGACGGAGATACCGTCTCTGTTTCTTCACCTTTTATCAGAGGGAGTCACTTCTCAGGCAGTTCAAAGTCTGCTTTACCTCCCCCTCCCCCATTTAGATCTGGAGTTGACAGCCCATTAATGTTTGGCTCTTTGGAGGATGATAGTAGAGGGAAGTCGACCAACCGCCACAGAAGAATTAATGATCCCAATATTGGAAGAATGCAAGGAAATGCTTGGAAAGGGGTTCCAAATTGGCCATCACCTCTGGCAAATGGTTTCATGCCTTTTCAGCACGGTCCACCTCCTGTTGGTTTTCATCCTGCGATGCAGCAGTTTCCTGGACCGCCAATGTTTGGTGTCAGACCTTCAATGGACTTAAGTCACTCAGGGGTTCCTTACCATATACCAGATGCAGACCGCTTTTCTGGCCATGGGCGCCCGATGGGGGGTTGGCGAACTCCACTGGATGATTCATGCGGTCCTCCATTGCATGGGTGGGATGCTAACAATTTTGGTGAAGAAGCTCACCTTTATGGGAGGCCAGACTGGGACCAGAATAGGACGCTGTCCAACAATAGTCGCAGTTGGGAGACTAGTGGTGATGTATGGAAAGGGCCAATAAGGGGCACCAGTGTGGAGCTGCCATCTGGTTCACAGAAGGAGGTTTGTTCAGTTCAGGGTCGAGGAGATAATTCTTTTGCTGCTCAGTCGGCTCAGCAAGCCCAGAGTGAGCAAAAGCAGACAGATCAAGATGCTGAAAGCAATGATATCAGTCAGTCCAGCATTGTTCCTGGAAGGAGCACTCCAGAAGACTTGAAACTTAATTCTGAAGAGCAACCAATTGAGGTGAAGCCATCCAGGAAAGAAGAGGCTCGCCTTTGCAATGTTTACCTCGAAAAGCTTGATATATCAGCAGATCTTACGGAGCCCGAGTTGTTTGATCAATGTGCTAGCCTAATGGATGTTGATCAGAACATGACATCTGATGTAGATATCTCTAAAATTTTGTTCTTGGAGGTAAATCGGATAACAGAATCGTTTCTTTGCAAATTTATCACTTTCATCCCCAAAAGTGTACCACTCATTCTTCCTCTATCAGGGTGCTGTGGAACATAATGCGGCGCTGCCCGGCAAATTTTCAAGTGCTCCAGTCATTGCTACCGTGGCTGATTCTGTTTTTCAGGTGTGGTTTGTGCCAGCTGCATATGCATATCGAGTTGGAAAGTGATATATTTTGATCAACTATGTTCTCTTGTATTGATTTTATCAGCTGTTGCTATACCGTTTATGCAGAACCACCTGTTGGATTAGTGTCTTATGAGGACTATGAAATACATTTTATGTTTGTTGGGGTTACTTACAGTGTTATTGGCTGCACATATCTTGTCTCACCTTTTAGGAGAAAAGCAATGAGAGGAACAATCATACTTGGCCCTTTTCACTGATGTGCTCTATAAGTtgttcaaaaaagaaaagaatgggGGATAGGAGTTGTGTTTACTTTTTATTCGTGAGATGAGGAAAGGATTTTTCATGGGTTAATTACCCAATCTGGTTACTCAGTTTTAGAGTGAACCAATTTTGTCTTTATATGCATAAATTTCTGCTTTCTAATTTTCCCTTATCCCATGTGACCATATTGCAGAAAGCCATTTCCCTTTACAAGAAGAGGAGAGAAGAAATTAAACTCGTAAACGATGTGAAATGTTCGTTTTCTGGTCGGCTAGGTGAGTCCTATCCAGCAACTAAATTAGAGAATTCAAGTTCAGATTATGTTAAAGTTGAGGAGACTGCTCCAGTGGATAATGCGCTAGCAGAAGATGGTTCTAAGGGGGCTAATCTCCCTGTTAGTTCTGAGGAAGTTGTAGGGCTTTCACAAACCACCACCTGTAACGAGCTGTGTGAGCCAATGAGTCTGAACACAGCTGAGAAATCAGATCTCCCTCCTTCCGTGGTGGAAAGAGTTGGCATGGACGGGGATACCGTTCCGGATGTGGCTCAGGAAATTAAAATTGAAGAGAACTCCTCGTCTCTCGGAGAGGTGGGTAGATCTGATGCCCCTGCACCTCAGGTATCTAAAGATTTGATAAGGACCGACATTTCAATTCTAGTTAATGTCAAAGAGGAAGAGGAGTCTGTTGATGCTAAATGTGGTCCCTTGCGACACCCTGATGTGTCTTCTGAGGTATTTGAGGCAGTGATGCCAGAGTCAATTGAGTCTGGGTCAGTAAATTTAAGTCGGATACATCATTCTCCTGAAAGTACACATTGAGACAATTTATTTTCCTGAGTTTTTGAAATGCCGCTTATAATCCATCATATGTTTTGTCTGCTTGCTGCTCGTAGCTAATCAATAAAACATTTCGGTTCATTTTATGCTCTtgccttttttcttcttcttgtgtTTCTGTTCCCAGAAAGCAACGTCAACCCTTACTACTCCTACAACGTTGCGGGATTTTAACCTATTCGTCTATTTGGGTTTCCAATTTTATTTGGGATGTTGGTGTATACAATTCCTCACTAGTGCTTTTAGGTTGACTGGTCGAGCAAGGATTAGACGCCTACCTCACCATGCTCATCGCTGATTTCTGGTATGGACGTCTATTTGTCTCTTTTATCTGATTTCCTGTTACATCCTTTATTTTTTCGTTTTCCTTCCTTGCATTCTGTTTACTTCCTTTATCAATATATTTATTTCAGTAAAGCATGCATCTCTGCTTTACTGCTTTTGGACCATTTGACGCCAgttacattttttattttctacCTTTTTTTGCTACCCTTATATCTTGATATTTTCAAATGTTGTTTTCCTTTGGTGAAAAAAAATAGTGTTCAATTCTTTTTTAAAATACCAGTAGAACTGTGGAAGTGTTTATATTATATGTCATTGATGCTGCCTTGTGCTATTTGCTATTTTAAAGTTCTCATTTGAAAAAGAAATGCTTTTGAACTGGCCACCAATTTAGAAAGTAAATAGTGCTTATATATAATATTTGAGACCAGGAAGATAGTTAAGACACCTTGTGCTGTTTATCTACAATGTACTTTATAAAACATTTACCTTGATATCTGAGTGTTCGTGATTTTTGCAAGTACTGTCGTTTGTGATTACTGTGGTGGAATCTCTTCTTACTCTGATAGAGAATTCGTAAACTTGATTTTCTTGTGTTCTTTTAATTGTTTCTAAGAAGTGTTCGTCTCAAGTTATGTACTACTAGTAGAGGTGGCAAAATTAGCTGAAATAAAAATGATATATAACtacaataaagataataaaagtTTTATTAATTTTGTTcgataattaaataaattataagaaAGTAAATTTAGAAATTAAAACTTATAAAGATTTGGGCTGGTTAGCCTATGACTCATTGTTCAACCTTTTTGATCCAATCAACTCACTTATTAACTTAGCCATTTTGACCTGCCCGAATTCTGTACAACCACCCATTTGACACTCATATTCTGTAGCATATACTCCTTTTTCATGGTTATTTCAACTTATTCGGTCGGATTTGGTATTCTATTATTTGATTTACGATCTTAAAgatgaaattaaaaaaattacGATCTTAAAGGATTATAATCCACCAAACATGATTGTCTTTCTCTCTGATTCAGTTTGTTCAcctttttttgaaagaaaagggaTCTTTATACAAATAGCTGGTTGaatttactatttaattttttataCAAAGAATATACGATAATTATGCATGATTATAGGTATATTATACATGGATTATGCGTATATTATTCATTTTTCAGCTATTTTAAGTCTAAGCGTTTGGGTAGGCGGCTATTTAAAGAAAATATTATGTTATCTTTTGTTTTATTTAGATTTAGGCTCAGCTGAAAGTAAAGGCCCACATTATCCGGCTCAGCCTGTGTAGTAAAAGTTTTTCATCAAAAACTGCAAAATGAAACATAAATTGTAAGCTTTTTCTCCCAACCTTCAGTTCAAACTTAAAatcatagtttttttttttggtttctcatCCGGTGTTCGAAACTTTCATTAGAGTTTGACTATATTCGGATTCGCATTATGTAGGCTCCTATCGGGGGAAGCATTTCCTATCAAGGATTTTTTATACCCATGGCTCGTTCCCGAGACCTCTGATTAAGGAAAAAACAGCATGTTCATTGCACCACTTCCTTTGGTGGTAACTTAAAATCATAGTAACAACAAAGCTCGGATGGTTGTTGGAAAGGAAATATTTAAGTGCTTGAAACACAATGAAATTCAGATTATAAGTAATTAGACCGTATTGGAGAAGCCACACCGTTATACATGATGATTTTTGAATCAAATTATGTTAATTTAGCGCAAATGTGACATTTAGGtgagagtatgtgttgactaatTGACGTTAAGTTAAAAGGTTTTGAAAAAACAATGTGTAAATCCTAATAGATCGTGCTCTAAGTTTTTATTAATTGTATTTAACAAATTTCTCGTGAGATATATTACAACAGCAGCTCACGGactagtaaaaatagcacggtatagccagtttccggactgatcattcaaaaatagtcagcgtttactaagtcaatgaaaaatagccactattttgctgcaacagagaccggtccagcataatatactagagttcggtgcacctgtgtatgaactccagcatattatgttggaccgatatactttgtcggctccagtataatatactggagactggagcactggtgctccaaactccagtatattatgctggaccggtataatatgctggagttcaagtatacttatgctagaactccagcataatatactggcgtatttttcgggttttgaacagtgttttcgctcagatttatctttgcatgaaaaatggctaaatttcgattacttttgaaactgggctatttttgaatgaccagttgtaaatctgactatttttgaatttctccccacgGACTATGTTATTTTTGTTTAAACTCATTTCATGTTAATATTacacaaatacaaataatatatTAGAGGTTCTTTATTTTCTAAATGTACAATTGCTTAATCACTGAAAAATTAATTACATTACCCAAAAACTCTACTAGCGTCTAGCTGTATAAACACAATTTTTTTTCACTCTTCTCAAAATGTCCGTACCCTTTTGCTTTCAAGACCCAAAAATAATCCCTCCCTTCTTGAGAAATATACATGGCTAAGcactttttaaaaaatatttaataaaatattaGCAATTTCTATTTATTACATAAAAGGAAATTTCACCCTCTCTCACTCTCTCATCCTTAAAAGAAATAAGATTTCCTCTCTTCATTTAGAGCATATAAATAAtgtttaatcaaattatttatgaAGTACAACACAACAATCTTCACTGCATCCTGACCGGATGATCATTTCTTTCCTTCAAAACAATCGATTATAACTTGACTATTAAGCTTCTTAATTCCTGAAAAACAACGATCAATCAAACTACAACTTTTGTTGTCATCATAActagggctgtgcacggatcggatcggatcggatttagcacatttcgaattcgaatttcggatttcggattctagaaaatgcaatccgaatccgatccgaattatatcggattggatcggattttaaagtttggatcggatcggatttcggatcgtattatgcctcaaagttgcaaactaatatgtatattttctttgtaaaagaggcaatacattaagaaaaattcatgtttatgcaattatgagagtactatgatGCCAATATAactaaatctagcaattgtaaaggtaataacttggaggaagATGCAAAGGAAGTCTAGCTATCCGAAAtaaaagtgtagtatttatacattaCCTAATAATTTCGAATtatggatcggatcggattaaaatataccagtccgaatccgatccgaaatccgaattttaataaacacaatccgaaatccgatccaatccgaaatctgaaattcgaaattgaatggatcggttcggatttcggatatccaaTCCGAATGAACAGCCCTAATCATAACGTTTATATGCTACACCAATACATTTTAGACCGGTAATGAGTGCAATCTCACCAATACCAGAATGTATTTTACTACCATTCAAGGAGAGCCACAATTTATCTCTATTATCATGAACAACCCCTCTCAACAATAGAGAGTGAATCAAACGGAGTTGCATATCTACAATTGGCAAATCAAGAAAGTACCCAAAACAAGTTTTTCTGAACATTGCAAACTATCTCGAATTCAGATGTTTCATCAATGTTTGAACAATGCAAATATTGTTGTTAGCACCAATCTTCAATTTAGAATGATCTTGTGGTTTGAAATAAATATCCCAAACTTGCAatcaataataatataaaaaaattattcatTTAAGAAGCATATAACTTTTTTACAActtaaacatatatatatatatatatatatatatatatattgaaaaacTATTATACCGAATTA
This region includes:
- the LOC104217307 gene encoding uncharacterized protein isoform X1; this translates as MPRSSKHKSHKQSKHSPKEGKDYSYSDSDSDVKMKEKEKEKSSKEESLARVSKDSSHVASGEKRKGKDLSGYGNGDVSEEHASSKRRKEKAAEATSGGADRWNGAVDSEMKGESLKCDADKGSKGKETKSSSDSKSKNSKKEGSIVSLVEKEECKSSGKVESKRKSEKDSARKEGKDLKEKERGSDREKKGHESKRDDVDNVKKQGSQLGDVCEEKQNKKGRETAEWSIQNEVQNLDLDKETEKKARKRREVPGDRDKYEDDINESDDRRLSSKSERARDEKHRHEKHKEYKEDGDKDDRHKDDRYREDVDKDRKRRDDKYREDSDRDSRRRDDKYRDDGDRDNRRKDDRYREDDERDSRRRDGKYREDGDSDIRHGDDKYREYAEKDGRHDEDRYHEDGERDDRQRDIKYKEDSERDKRRKDEKHREDFERHGRSKDGDEADESDKKRRINDAKYGDERVPRDHSGDRSDAKRSRDEGHASDLHLRKSGLHDGNPGYDDRTRYKDELGRRRTHDKEDLGDIRSRGSKEQRSETEKRSISSRVESVTDRGRSTSRNADVELTPKKSRWRTSPGAGPHSTRDNYRLSKQEESKYRDYPYEDRIRHGGTSRDYAGSGGSMERISSRSTERLIQKEDIFHGEFSAERRLKADVRSSPLQLVDRSPSSASNERRHLSRSEVRRSLDVEESTQRSGGSREVKEGRGNRDFAGDAFAGEELSQMDGDTVSVSSPFIRGSHFSGSSKSALPPPPPFRSGVDSPLMFGSLEDDSRGKSTNRHRRINDPNIGRMQGNAWKGVPNWPSPLANGFMPFQHGPPPVGFHPAMQQFPGPPMFGVRPSMDLSHSGVPYHIPDADRFSGHGRPMGGWRTPLDDSCGPPLHGWDANNFGEEAHLYGRPDWDQNRTLSNNSRSWETSGDVWKGPIRGTSVELPSGSQKEVCSVQGRGDNSFAAQSAQQAQSEQKQTDQDAESNDISQSSIVPGRSTPEDLKLNSEEQPIEVKPSRKEEARLCNVYLEKLDISADLTEPELFDQCASLMDVDQNMTSDVDISKILFLEGAVEHNAALPGKFSSAPVIATVADSVFQKAISLYKKRREEIKLVNDVKCSFSGRLGESYPATKLENSSSDYVKVEETAPVDNALAEDGSKGANLPVSSEEVVGLSQTTTCNELCEPMSLNTAEKSDLPPSVVERVGMDGDTVPDVAQEIKIEENSSSLGEVGRSDAPAPQVSKDLIRTDISILVNVKEEEESVDAKCGPLRHPDVSSEVFEAVMPESIESGSVNLSRIHHSPESTH
- the LOC104217307 gene encoding uncharacterized protein isoform X2, whose amino-acid sequence is MPRSSKHKSHKQSKHSPKEGKDYSYSDSDSDVKMKEKEKEKSSKEESLARVSKDSSHVASGEKRKGKDLSGYGNGDVSEEHASSKRRKEKAAEATSGGADRWNGAVDSEMKGESLKCDADKGSKGKETKSSSDSKSKNSKKEGSIVSLVEKEECKSSGKVESKRKSEKDSARKEGKDLKEKERGSDREKKGHESKRDDVDNVKKQGSQLGDVCEEKQNKKEWSIQNEVQNLDLDKETEKKARKRREVPGDRDKYEDDINESDDRRLSSKSERARDEKHRHEKHKEYKEDGDKDDRHKDDRYREDVDKDRKRRDDKYREDSDRDSRRRDDKYRDDGDRDNRRKDDRYREDDERDSRRRDGKYREDGDSDIRHGDDKYREYAEKDGRHDEDRYHEDGERDDRQRDIKYKEDSERDKRRKDEKHREDFERHGRSKDGDEADESDKKRRINDAKYGDERVPRDHSGDRSDAKRSRDEGHASDLHLRKSGLHDGNPGYDDRTRYKDELGRRRTHDKEDLGDIRSRGSKEQRSETEKRSISSRVESVTDRGRSTSRNADVELTPKKSRWRTSPGAGPHSTRDNYRLSKQEESKYRDYPYEDRIRHGGTSRDYAGSGGSMERISSRSTERLIQKEDIFHGEFSAERRLKADVRSSPLQLVDRSPSSASNERRHLSRSEVRRSLDVEESTQRSGGSREVKEGRGNRDFAGDAFAGEELSQMDGDTVSVSSPFIRGSHFSGSSKSALPPPPPFRSGVDSPLMFGSLEDDSRGKSTNRHRRINDPNIGRMQGNAWKGVPNWPSPLANGFMPFQHGPPPVGFHPAMQQFPGPPMFGVRPSMDLSHSGVPYHIPDADRFSGHGRPMGGWRTPLDDSCGPPLHGWDANNFGEEAHLYGRPDWDQNRTLSNNSRSWETSGDVWKGPIRGTSVELPSGSQKEVCSVQGRGDNSFAAQSAQQAQSEQKQTDQDAESNDISQSSIVPGRSTPEDLKLNSEEQPIEVKPSRKEEARLCNVYLEKLDISADLTEPELFDQCASLMDVDQNMTSDVDISKILFLEGAVEHNAALPGKFSSAPVIATVADSVFQKAISLYKKRREEIKLVNDVKCSFSGRLGESYPATKLENSSSDYVKVEETAPVDNALAEDGSKGANLPVSSEEVVGLSQTTTCNELCEPMSLNTAEKSDLPPSVVERVGMDGDTVPDVAQEIKIEENSSSLGEVGRSDAPAPQVSKDLIRTDISILVNVKEEEESVDAKCGPLRHPDVSSEVFEAVMPESIESGSVNLSRIHHSPESTH